One Solanum lycopersicum chromosome 4, SLM_r2.1 DNA window includes the following coding sequences:
- the LOC101246708 gene encoding uncharacterized protein, with the protein MAKAYKQSEFDELMEKVEQVDVRVKNYLESADYEKWARVYATINRGMVMTSNIVECINSCLFKARELSVYNFLEAARQMFARWNLKNHTSASHTFTTLCGRPHEMLVANEEASLRMKVVPSNNYVFSVHHEGRTFIVCLENKTCTCKRFQIDEIPCSHAWTVLKKKHFDVYKPSNLLNTYSIPIRPLPDQNDWNVPGYIKDQIVQPPNHKKLPGRPSKKYRDKT; encoded by the exons ATGGCAAAGGCATACAAACAATCTGAATTTGATGAACTGATGGAAAAGGTTGAACAAGTTGATGTTCGTGTAAAAAATTACTTGGAATCAGCAGATTATGAAAAATGGGCTAGGGTATATGCAACAATTAATCGAGGAATGGTTATGACATCAAACATAGTTGAGTGCATAAATTCTTGTCTATTTAAAGCAAGAGAATTATCGGTATACAATTTTCTTGAGGCAGCAAGACAGATGTTTGCAAGATGGAATTTGAAAAATCATACGTCTGCTTCACATACATTCACCACACTTTGTGGTAGACCACATGAGATGCTTGTTGCTAATGAAGAAGCATCATTACGTATGAAG gtTGTGCCATCAAATAACTATGTGTTTAGTGTTCATCACGAAGGTAGAACCTTCATTGTTTGTTTGGAAAATAAAACTTGTACTTGCAAGAGGTTTCAAATAGATGAAATACCATGTTCGCACGCTTGGACTGTTTTAAAGAAGAAACATTTTGATGTGTACAAGCCAAGTAACTTGTTGAATACATATAGCATTCCAATTCGTCCGTTACCTGATCAAAATGATTGGAATGTACCTGGGTATATTAAGGATCAGATAGTGCAGCCTCCAAATCACAAAAAGCTTCCTGGAAGGCCATCCAAAAAGTATCGTGACAAGACGTAA